DNA sequence from the Geitlerinema sp. PCC 9228 genome:
CAACTACGTCTACCCCGGCAGCCTCACCCTGCAACCCGACGCCTACGGCAGCTATACCCTCGTCAACCACGTACCGTTGGCATCCTACTTGCGGGGGGTGGTTCCCTACGAAATCGGCAGTCAAGCCCCCTATGCCGCCATCGAAGCGCAAGCGGTGATTGCCAGAACCTACGCCCTGCGAAACCTGCGCCGCTTCCAAATTGACGATTACCAGCTGTGTGCCGACACCCACTGTCAGGTATACCGGGGATTGACCGCCGCCACCCCCACCACCGACCGCGCCATCCAAGCCACCCGGGGATTGGTGCTAACCTACCAAAACGAACTCATCGATGCCCTGTACTTTTCCACCAGCGGCGGCGTCACGGCTCCCTATAGCGATGTTTGGCCCGGTCGCGTGGACCGTCCTTACCTGCAAGCGGTGGTAGACTCCACCAGCGGTGCTTGGAATTTATCCCGTCAAGATTTGTCGGATGAAGAAACCTTTCGCCGTTTTATCAATACCAAAAAAGGATTTAACGAATCGGGAAGGCGCTTGTTTCGCTGGCGGGAGAAAACCTCCCTCGAAGAGATGGCGGAATTTTTGCAAAAATACCTCCAACGCCACAAACAACCCAACCACGATTTTGAAAGCATCCAGAAAGTAGAAATTACCGAGCGATCGCGCGCTGGTCGGGTGGTAGAAATGGAAGTACAAACCGACAGCGGTCCCATCTCCATCCCCGCCGATGAAATCCGCAACGCCTTTTACCCGCCCATCAGCACCTTGTTTTATATCAAACCCATTCGCAACCAAAAAGAGCAATTGCAAGGGTACGAATTCATTGGTGGCGGATTCGGACATGGGGTAGGGTTAAGTCAGTACGGTGCCTACCATCTCGCCAACCTGGGATGGTCCAGTGCGGAAATTTTAGCATTTTACTACCCCGGTACCCAGCTGCAACCTTTGAGCGAAGATATTGTTTTTTGGTCGGGCAACTAGCATTTTCACAGGCGTTGGAGAATGTTGGTGCCGTGGGTATCGGTACCGCAGGTGTTGAACAAGCCATATCGACGGCTGAGTTGCTTGACCTGGTGGGTGGGTTTGGGGGTGGGTTTCCAGGGAGAAGGATTGCCATAGGCATAGTAAGCTTCTACCCCATCAAATCCCAGACGATAGGCTTCTGGAATTAACGCTTCTACAGAGGCACCTCGATAGCGCGCTGGATGCGCCAATACCGCCAAACCACCGGCTGTATGAATGGCTGCTACTACGCGATCGGCTTGATAGGCACTGCCAGTCACCGCTTCTCCTTGCTGGTAGGGTTGCAGGGCCCTGTGGTCGGGATCGAAGCCGTAACCGAGAATGTGAACTTCCGTTCCCAACAAGCCAGCATTGATTTCAATGCCAGACCAAAGCAGGGGCAAGTTGGATTGGCCATCTCCGTGGTGGTGTTTTGCTGCTTGGGTTTGCCTTTGTTCTTGCAACCAACGTTGGGCCGCACGATACCCACCTGTGGTGTGGTGATCGGTAATCGCCAATCCTTGCAAACCGATGTCAACAGCCTGCTGCATTATTTCCGAAGGCAGTAACTGCCCGTCGGAATATACGGTGTGCATGTGGAAATTGTAGTGTAGGGGACAGCTATTTTCCTGTAGGGTTTGAAATACTGTTTTTAGCGTGGATGCGTTTGCTTGGGGGCGATTGAAAATCTGGTCTTGGGCAAACGGTGCCTCAGCAAA
Encoded proteins:
- a CDS encoding SpoIID/LytB domain-containing protein, which translates into the protein MTISTIVKQTVAVAGSMSGNWHQIAVRCIRTTLSVGTMVAVGWAATATRSHGAENIELEVGIVQHFGQKASDELTLKSPGGQLTLKFTGGNGETKTLTTAEVTIEMGTTELSPPLVQERVVLSSHRSFESAEESANNWRDRGIEVELAHPANIWQVWAKREIYNTPLLRRLLLENLQAKGHELPSLDTQSFQKIHTPSWVVGNYRYHRRHLDITSSSNRIRVIQAEGDRNYVYPGSLTLQPDAYGSYTLVNHVPLASYLRGVVPYEIGSQAPYAAIEAQAVIARTYALRNLRRFQIDDYQLCADTHCQVYRGLTAATPTTDRAIQATRGLVLTYQNELIDALYFSTSGGVTAPYSDVWPGRVDRPYLQAVVDSTSGAWNLSRQDLSDEETFRRFINTKKGFNESGRRLFRWREKTSLEEMAEFLQKYLQRHKQPNHDFESIQKVEITERSRAGRVVEMEVQTDSGPISIPADEIRNAFYPPISTLFYIKPIRNQKEQLQGYEFIGGGFGHGVGLSQYGAYHLANLGWSSAEILAFYYPGTQLQPLSEDIVFWSGN
- a CDS encoding PHP domain-containing protein, translated to MYVPFAEAPFAQDQIFNRPQANASTLKTVFQTLQENSCPLHYNFHMHTVYSDGQLLPSEIMQQAVDIGLQGLAITDHHTTGGYRAAQRWLQEQRQTQAAKHHHGDGQSNLPLLWSGIEINAGLLGTEVHILGYGFDPDHRALQPYQQGEAVTGSAYQADRVVAAIHTAGGLAVLAHPARYRGASVEALIPEAYRLGFDGVEAYYAYGNPSPWKPTPKPTHQVKQLSRRYGLFNTCGTDTHGTNILQRL